The Microbulbifer sp. YPW1 genome contains the following window.
ATCTGTATTTTGGATTGCGCGCCTTTGAGCTATTGAGCCCGGGCGGACGCAAATTGCGTGGAGCTCGCGCAAGTCAGCGCACGGTGGCGAGCTTCTACCGCGCTGAGACCGGCAAGTTTGTAATGACCCTGGCCGGGTTCGCGGCAGTGTTCGCCGCGGTAAAACCGCTGAACGCAGCGGTGCTGTTTATCAGCTACAGCTTGTGTGTGATTTTGCAATGGATTCTAGTGGCCCGCCTGCATGCAACGAGGCATTAAATAGCCGGCGGCCCGGAACCCCGAAGAGTGACTGCGCCAAAGATAGATGGCTGGCGCAGGCAGGGGTTCCTGAAAAAAGTTTTTTATCTTAAAACGTGTTGAGGAACTATGGCTGCCGAACAAACCGCGACGGGTTATATCCAGCACCACCTGCAAAATCTTGCTTACGGTAAACTTCCCGCGGGTTACACCCGTGCTGACGGGAGCGTACTCACTGAATCCACCTGGACTGTTGCGCACAGCAGTCAGGAAGCAGCCGACATG
Protein-coding sequences here:
- a CDS encoding ATP synthase subunit I, whose protein sequence is MPVESAGLFRHNSHAQNLGGDQNPAGQFPPMRNPPVVKISLIQLAAVLLAALALELTLGRVIALSALLGGTLCVLPNLYFGLRAFELLSPGGRKLRGARASQRTVASFYRAETGKFVMTLAGFAAVFAAVKPLNAAVLFISYSLCVILQWILVARLHATRH